Genomic DNA from Schistosoma haematobium chromosome 1, whole genome shotgun sequence:
GCACAGCTGTAACTGTATTTTACTTGGAATTCATTATAGTTATAATTTAGGCACGAGAAAAATTAACCCATTTCATGTAGCTATATAcatatttcaaaatattcacTGGAATTTGTTGACTGCTATTTGGAATTGGACCCCTTATTGAAATAAGAAAAGTCCTTAATGGATTTTATACTCCATGACAAGACTGAGAGTAAATCTATGAGTGATCTTCAACAAGAAATCATGGAATCCCAGATGAGTCAATCTCAGTATGGTTTACACAAATATCTTATACCATCTATTGAGAAATATTTGTAAGGGCTTCTGACAGCATCTAGGTCTTTCgacaataaacaaattatatttatCGTTTATTCTAAAATAGTCATAGTATTACTCACAATTTGTATGCCTCATGAAATTGATAATGATCAGTTCGACTAAATCTAAGATTTTCAGTGTCATAAAATGTCAATGAGGTATAAGCTTACAAAAGTAGATGAAATTTCAGCCATATTTTTTACATGTTACTTAATATCAACTTTTTGTTTTTATGTTACGTTAGATCTTCTACAGAAGAATACAATGTTAGTCTGTTCACCTACATATGAAGAACGAGTAGAAAAATCACCTGAAATAACCAATTCAGATAAAAGTACCAAGTTTTATCTGAATAAAAATTCACTGGAGAAGTTAACTGATCAAGACGTTCCACTTACATCAGAAGGCATTCTTTATGTACTAGAAAATCAAATTAAATCACAATTTCATGATAAAAGAACGTCATTGcctgaaataaaaacaaatttaaaagATGCTTCTATTTCTCAGAATggatttcaattatttttcagTCGTTTACGTTCATCTAAATTAGATAAGATTTTAAACGTTCAACAGCAACAAGAACGGTCTCATAAATCTTTTTATATTGAAAAAGATAGTCAGTGCgattttaattcattcattcatcaaaGTCCCGGTATTCGTGAAATCTCTGTCCCTTTAAAATGTTTGTGTGTAAATGATTCAGATGAAGTTTGTGAATGCGCTCGAACTACTGTTAATGTTCAACGACAACTTTTACAGTATAAGTGCCAGGTATGATTAAATTAATGTGTAGATGACAATTGTGTTTACTATTTATTAAATCTATTGagtatttactttaaaaaaaatgaaaacaagatTCACTTTTCGAAGAAGCCAACACAActcttttttaatttattcatgagaaatcatatatatattccgCTCAATATATACTCGGATTCTAGCCATAAAGATTTTATTTCACAAAAAAATAAGGAAAATCAATCTTATCCCTATATGTGGTAATTAACGTGCTCTGTTTCTTATTTCGATGGTCCAAACAGCCATTAGATGTCCTCAATAATCAAGTCCTTTACCTGGCTCACCGTTCCACATTTTATCGTTTCAAAATTATACTCGTTTCACACTTATATATCGATTCTGCATTTTGGGGACAAGATAAAATCTTAGATGGATTACTTTTGGTAACTAGAGAAAGCGACCTAATCTACTGACAGAATTGTGCATAAGAAACTGGCATACAACTGCTGCTAAACCATTACTACTATAAATCTCCTTCAATAATTTCGTGAATTTCTCAATAGTTTTTCCCTAGTCTCATTAGAAAACATTCATATCATGTCTTTGTTTGTATATTTACCAAGTAGACCATGTACAAAATTAAAGTGTATTAGACGAAGCTCTCGTTATaatttaaaatacaaaatacaatgaatcataaattaaaataacaaaGATTTACAATTTATGtaatttgaaatgaatataatttatgacaATCTCTATCCCTAAATCTTATCTAGCTATTGATAGAAAAAACCCTGACCATTTAGTTTTCATGATAGCTAAAATATATACAATTAGGTTTGAATTTTTCTTTCTGAGGATAAATACGAAGTTAAAATAGAACTTTATATTTAACTTACAGGATTTATTTAAATCATACCactataaattttaataattgtgGAATAACTGGAAAATCACAATGTATAGCCAGATAGTTGATACTGAAATAAACCATCTCTTAATGCTGTAGTTTTTAATACATGAATATGTAAAAATATTCCTTTTTATGGTCAGTTGATCAATGGAAAATAAGTAGAAATTATGTAACACTAAACATCTGGTATTCTATAAAAGTTCACTCgttgttttcttctttaaaCTCTGTGCAATTCTTCCAACGATTGTACTTTGCATTAATAGCCTGTTTTTGATTTGCTAAAACGAATTTTACTTTCCTTCTCAACTCATTCACTAATTATTTGAGTATGAACCAAACTCAAAGTGTGACGGATAAcaatactaatatccggttgcTCCAGTCGAAATAGGTGGGAGAGAGTTCGAACCTGGGACTTGAGTACCTTGACCGCTATATTACACTCTGTTTTGTCACTGGTATCAAAATTAAGAGTCAATTCCTACAGAAACACAGCAGCGAAGCCAAAATAAAACATTACATTTTGGAGAAATCTATGATAGCTTTTACAAAACGTATTTACTTGAGGACTTGAGTCATTGTTTGGAATGTCCAAACTGTTAAAAAAGTTTAACAGTGAGACAAAAATAGCTCAATTTTAATAAGCTTAATATGAATTTTCATGTGGTTGATAATTCAAGGATTGAAATTATCTGCGAATTATTTTCTAAAAAGTAGGTTTATTGGGAAGAAAAATTTGATTCAAATCTAAACTTTATTTCCAAACATTACGATAATCAGTTGTAATGACTTCCggtataattatttatatatatatatatcctgagAGAGACAAAGAGTTGTGTAACGATggccattaataataaaattagtcAATCAGACGATATTTACAAATTGGGGATTGTGAGCTGTGGAATTTCATAGTTATCCATTACGGACTGGCTTTAGCAAACACTGAACAAAACAGATATTCATATTACCATATTTTTTGTTGAAATATTACATTTGTTATCAATGAATTAAATACAGTTGTATTCCTTC
This window encodes:
- the CCDC88A_3 gene encoding Girdin, variant 3 (EggNog:ENOG410V7SY~COG:S), which produces MHLLQKNTMLVCSPTYEERVEKSPEITNSDKSTKFYLNKNSLEKLTDQDVPLTSEGILYVLENQIKSQFHDKRTSLPEIKTNLKDASISQNGFQLFFSRLRSSKLDKILNVQQQQERSHKSFYIEKDSQCDFNSFIHQSPGIREISVPLKCLCVNDSDEVCECARTTVNVQRQLLQYKCQLSEMTKKIKQLELSEDAHRHALKEQYERNKHMSVQLTGILPYTSEELLNCKWHLLTLVRKDLLRNYSIKSVSL